The following DNA comes from Neofelis nebulosa isolate mNeoNeb1 chromosome 3, mNeoNeb1.pri, whole genome shotgun sequence.
aagcaaaagagcctttattctaGCTAGCTccagctcaatcccctacctgcaccaacgcagcggtgagataccagggagaaagagcaggtttcaaaaggacaaaggttttattggggcctaggggcagttggtgaggtaatggctatggcctcagcctattggctggggaagggtctgagtcctgttaggcaggtgaggggggcggttactcaaggggaggaggtgtggttaaggtgaaggacacagaacaagatggagtcagccggcgtaggcccgccctttgaTTCCCCCCTTGCCATGTAGCTTAGGGACCCAATCATGGGATGggctgcatttatggtgacaaggagaacagagtttggaggtttacgcaaagttctgggaagcaagtgtccctggggtggctctgggaggtctgattaagtattgtcccCGAGCTGAtgtctatgatctgccaggtgatgttttgggggcgtggggactcccggcagcatgagcaatgacaagcagagttaacagagttaccaatattaggtgggtTGAATGCTCTGTAGCTTGAGCTTGAGCGGGTTGTGTTGGTCCCGACTGATGGCCCATCGCGTGACAAAGTCCTTCCGGATCGAGGAGGTGTCTGCTGGccgaacgtgggtgtgatggacccaggtcgcGATGCCGTCTACTTTGAAAGCGGTGGGGGTTGTCAACACCAagatgtagggtcccttccagcgcGGCTTGAGAGTCTCTCGGTGGTGCCTCTTGACATAGACCCAGTCTCCtggcctgtactgatgaggtgtcCGGGTCGGGCCAGCCTCATAGATGGCAGGGAGGTGCGGCCAAATGTCCTCGTgcgccctctggagccctctcaaggaaagaaaaacttcttgatctttaaactcagcaataaATTCAGCTCGAAGGCTGAGAATaacagggggtggcctgccaaaaATGATCTCatagggagtaaaacccagagtgtAAGGAGTGTTTCTAACACGGTAAAGAGCGtacggtaggagagtcacccagtccccacCAGTCTCCgtggttaatttggtaagggtctcttttagggttctattcattctttctacctgtcctgagctatggggcctataagcacaatgtaatttccagtttgcccccaccgccttggctactgcctgtgttacctttgagataaaagctggtccattgtctgatcctaccatggcaggaaaaccatacctgggtaagatgtcttctagtagcttcttagccaccgtctgagctgtttcatgcttggttgggtatgcctccacccagccagagaaggtgtctgtaaatactaaaagatatttataaccatactttcctggtttgacttcagtgaagtcgacttcccattgggctccctgtctggtgcctctgagcctggttccttttttatttgatgtggctctcgcgttggtgagttggcaggtcttgcaggcagacacaacttgctctattttggtgtcctgttggtgaatcttgattctgGCATGTtggattaagtcttttaatttttgggccccccatgtgagtagaccaatgcatgtgctctaatattgagactccAAGCCAgtctggcagcacgagctccttgttaggtgtataccaccatccctttatctcctgggccatggggagtttcttgatctgctgtaactcctcctgggagtatttgggctggtctggtaaaactgggtctcccGGGTCCGGTAGTTGTATGGTCATGGTGGGGACTGAAGTAAGGGCTACTGCCTTGTCTGCCTGGTCAGACTTTTGATTACCTCTAGCTACTGGGTTATCAGCTTCTTGGTGCCCTTGGCAGTGGATAATGGCTAGCTTGGCAGGAAGCCATAAGGCCGTAAGCAGGTTAAGtatctcctgcttattttttatagttcgTCCTTCTGCTGTCAGTAACCCCCTCTCCTGATAAATTGCACCATGAATATGAGCTGTGGCAAATGCATAACGGCTGTCTGTGTAGATGTGAAGCTGTTTTCCAGCTCCCAGCATCAGCGCCTTGGTGAGGCCTATGATCTCTGCTTGCTGGGCTGACGTTCCGGAGGGTAGAGCCTCTGCCCATACGGTGTCTGTTTTGGTGACCACCGCTGCACCCGCATACCTGTGTCCGTCTCGCACAAAGCTGTTGCCATCAGTGAACTAAGTAGCCTCCGCATCAGGGAGGGGTCGGTCGGTCAGGTCCGTCCAGAATCCATGTACTTCTTCCAGGATTCCTGcacagtcatgtagtggagcacctaggtcagggtcgggcagcagggttgcaggattgagggctgcactggggtggaaccgcactcgtggagggttgagtaggaggctctggtaatgagtcatACGTGTATTGCTATCCATCTATCCggaggctgtttcaggaccccttcaatggcgtgtggtgtcgtgatccagatctcctgtcctagggtcagtttgtctgcatccttgactaggagtgctgtcgccacaataattcttaggcatggcGGCCAGCCAGCAGCCACTGGGTCTAGTTTCTTAGACAGGTAAGCCACCGGGCAGttccaggggcctaaggcttgagttagaaccccttttgctattcccttatgttcgtctacaaagaggtggaagggcttTGTAATGTCTGGTAGACtcagggctggggcacttaggagggccttttttaactgattaaaggcagtttcttctttttcagcccatgtaaatgttttcccctctttggtagcttcatataAGGGCCTGGTGATCTCAGTAAAACCTGGAACCCAGAGACGGCAGTAGCCGACTGATCCTAGGAATTCCCTCACTTCTCTTTgggaggtgggagtagggatctttaggacagtttcttttctggcatctgataactGCCGCTGTCCGCCCTCCAGGATATATCCCAGGTAACTTACActctccctgcatatctgagccttcttcgtggatgcccggtaccctaaggcccccagggtagccagcaggtcctgggtcctTTGCTCACAGTCTTTGGCCATGTcggcagcaatcaggatgtcatctacGTACTGTAGAAGGGTGAGGCCAGGAtgctcccttctgtactcacccaggtcctcgtgtagtgCTTCGTCGAAGATGGtgggtgaatttttgaatccctgaggtagccgtgtccaggtgagttgcccactgtagccctcctccggatcatgccactcaaaggcgaacaagggttggctctggggtgccagcggcagactgaagaaggcatcctttaaatctagtacagtatagtagaccctggagggcgccaaggagctcaagagagtatatgggttgggaacagttgggtgtatgtctGTGACCCTCCtatttacttcccggaggtcttGTACTGGTaggtagtcatttgtgtgaggctttttgaccggcagtagggggtgttccaggcagactggcaaggaactagtacccctaggcttcgtagtctctggatgtgtggctggatccccttctgggcctcctgagacatggggtattgtttgatccttacaggactctctcctggcttgagctctaccaggactgGGGTCCTGTGAGTGGTTAGTCCCatcccccccatctctgcccaaaccgaggggaattcttgtagccatctgtctatattatcctctctTGGGAGTGCCTCCTGGTGGAGAaggtattcatcctccagtttcatggtcaggacctggatggggtggcccttgtCATCAgtgacctgaggccccccttgtctgaaagttatctgagctccaatcttggtcagtaagtcccgtcctaacagcgggtaggggcattccggtattaccataaaggagtgggatacccggTCCATTCCCAAATCTACTGTTCTTCaggtagtccatgaatactggctcataccagttgccccttgtacccaggacttcttgctggctagtattccttgtggggtgcggaggaccgaatgttgtgctccggTGTCGACCAGGAAGTCAACAGGTGTCCCttccactttaagagttaccctgggtttGGAGAGAGGGTCCGACcccgactcccctaatcacttAGTTCATATATCTCTAGGACTTTTACTCAATCAGTCTTGCTTCCCTACCCGCCGACCCTTTTTGGACAATCTCGGGCTcaatgccctatctccttgcagtatgtGCACTGATtcttctgcagcctctgcttccccccccttggtggttcctttaccttttcttgtgtCATCTGCCAGCTGCCAGAGACGGCGGTCTCGTTCCTCGGGGGAGTCAGCAAtggtagctagtagtattctggccaggtcttgagtctgcttactgctggcagccgccatggcacgagcctgcttgtcctcaggaggctcccggttATTATATCCCTTTTcggctaccaccagtaagtcctgcagacttttttctcctagtctatctattttctgtaattttctcctaatgtctatggccgattggtttacaaaggccatgataacagctgccttgctttccggagcctctggatccatgggggtataggtacggaatgcctccatgatctgttttaaaaaggcagccagagattcatcttttccctgttgtacatttcctaccttggccaaattggttggctttctagcagccattcggagaccccccattagagtctggcggtagacccggagcctctccttaccttcttccgtgttgaaatcccactggggctgagttaaggggaaggaggcatctatctgagcctggttggtggtgggattcccgtctgcacccggaactagttttcgggccccattgaggattctttctctttcttcaggcGTGAgcaggacctgcaaaagctgctggcaatcgtcccacgtgggctgatgggtaaaaagaacagagtctaataaatcaataagccctgccagtttctcggaaaacttaggattctgagctttccaattgtagaggtcactagtggcaaaaggccaatagtgatggggctgattTCCCTCCGCGTCTGGGGGTCCGGTGGCTCTCAGGGGCAGAGTAGTGGAGTAGGCGGTGGAGGcggattgctccctctgagccctttgtctggtaaagggcgggCTTCCCACTGGAGCGTTTCCACCTCCCACTCTCGGAACTGCGTCTGCCTCccccggagggggaggatggtgttcttccggcatcctagaggggttatacgggggaggaaaaattaattcttcttcagtacccccctgtaggacagggtagaggggtgctgaaggctgggtaagacttttcttcttctttgtcccctgcaaagcaagaatgggttttggctcTGGAGGGAGCagggctaggaagggcttaagccaagagggtgggtctTCTACAAGGTCCTGCCAAGTGATAATGTAAGGGAGCTGATCAAGATGGCC
Coding sequences within:
- the LOC131506642 gene encoding uncharacterized protein LOC131506642, with translation MRPSSSFWFWRDVESPHRFWRDMESPQRLAFSFASMELEDFLGALCLSVFVFLCFVLWTYWTDVMGQNQTTPLSIMIDHFKDVRGRANNLSVEVRKGRWQFFCSSEWPTFNVRWPPEGTFDLPTIHLVRSIISRPKMGHLDQLPYIITWQDLVEDPPSWLKPFLALLPPEPKPILALQGTKKKKSLTQPSAPLYPVLQGGTEEELIFPPPYNPSRMPEEHHPPPPGEADAVPRVGGGNAPVGSPPFTRQRAQREQSASTAYSTTLPLRATGPPDAEGNQPHHYWPFATSDLYNWKAQNPKFSEKLAGLIDLLDSVLFTHQPTWDDCQQLLQVLLTPEERERILNGARKLVPGADGNPTTNQAQIDASFPLTQPQWDFNTEEGKERLRVYRQTLMGGLRMAARKPTNLAKVGNVQQGKDESLAAFLKQIMEAFRTYTPMDPEAPESKAAVIMAFVNQSAIDIRRKLQKIDRLGEKSLQDLLVVAEKGYNNREPPEDKQARAMAAASSKQTQDLARILLATIADSPEERDRRLWQLADDTRKGKGTTKGGEAEAAEESVHILQGDRALSPRLSKKGRRVGKQD